Part of the Prunus dulcis chromosome 8, ALMONDv2, whole genome shotgun sequence genome is shown below.
TATTGCCTGGATAGTGGGAGGTGGGGATGAGAGAGAAGCTGTAGCAGAGAGAGCTGTAGAAGATGGTGGTTTTAGATTGCTTCTGCAATGAAGAAAGTGAGTGTGGGCTGTGGAAGAGGGCAGCCAGAGGCCTGCCACCTGAACAGCCATGGGCATTCGCTGGTCGTGTAGTAGGTCTGCCTGCAGCCTTGCACTCTTGCTCTTGCTCTTGCTCCTGGATAATAAACGGATgtaagaagaaaatcaaacaaacgACATGTCGTCCCTTAACGCTTCCACCTACAAAATTAAACGGTCGCCTAGTATTCTCTTCTTCAGAAAATACACTCCTAGGAAAACGACATGTCGTCCCTTAAAGAATGGTTGTTCAAAACTTGTATTGTTTAGCCAACGGGTCTAGTTTGGTGGAAAATTGTCTTGACTTGTAAATTAGAAGTCTGAAATTTGGACCCCACACTTTGATAGTGTATGAAAAAGCTTTATCCCCTTGTAGTTTTAGACTATTgcttatattttaatatatatatatatgggccTTCTTTATTGTGAAGTTCTAAGATGCGGAGTGCTTGcgaacttttgtttttaaccGTTGGATGGCTTGTATGGTTTAgatttaaaataaagtttaataactcatttttctctctcttccctttcctcttcttttgcGAGTTtgctcatctctctctctctctcccttgtgttcttttcctttgtcatATATTTTCCTCCTTTTCCCTCCtgttcctttttctctctgtcttattttctttcttttcgcTCTACTTCCTTTATCTTCctccttttctctcttgtACCAGATCAACAAATTAGTCAAACCTAATTCCAAAATAGAACATTTTTCAAGCTGAGATTAGGGATCTTTATTTGGCACGCGAGTCGAAGTGGGTAGTCCAAGATTCGATGGGTTAAAGTTCGGCCTGGCCTGCTGTAAGGTTGGGTAGGGTTTGGGCTTAGGATTTGAAATCCTTGGCCCGGCCTAGGCCCGCCTGTCTAtgcccttctttttttaagatTTAGTTGATACACTCCATAACCTCATTTTATACTTAATCAAAAATAATGTAATATGAATGATAAACTagtaaaatttttattttatttacacaTGTTATAAATTTTAATGTTGTCTAAAATTTTGTAACCAACAAGCAATACACACACCATCTTTTAgtgctttatttttgttaagttcaaatttaatggtttaataaagaatttgaaagtttattttagttttattaatctaatggcacaaattgttttcattttcatgatGTCAATCCTAGTTTAGGATAGAAGTAACACATTTTCATAAGATTCATTTTCaggtataatattttttaaatatattggCTATTGGTCTCGGTTTATTAAAAGAGTTTgctattatatttttgtttccttAAGTTATGTAGTAATCTATACTATTGTTTAAGAGAAGACTCTTTATCCATcacttttgacaaaaaaatgtgtaacaaaaagatttaaaagacttacaaaatatatatatatattaaaaatccAGCCCATTTAGCCTTGTCCAGGCTAGGCCCGAGCTAAGAAATTTGAAATCTTGGCCTAGCTCgaaaaattttaaaagccCATAAGGTCTAGCCCGAGCCCAACCCTAACCCAAAAATTTCGAGCTGGGTCGACGAACCCCAGTTGAGATGAGCATACTAGCAAGCCCTTCACACAAGCACATATAAACCctgtgggtttttttttattttttataattgatttatttataattttttataaggaACCCTATGGGTTAaaaatgttgattttttttaattaaaaaaaaaggtaatagAGATTCacagaattttttaaataaaatatacacaAATTCTAAGTAAAAACATTTTACAAATGATCAAGTCTAGAACTTGGTTTCATCTCTTTAAGACAAAATGACCTCCTCACAAGTGTTTCTATAATTTGTTGGTAAACGTCTCCCTGAAAAAGCCCACTTTCAATGGGTGAGATTAAATTTAACATAGCTCTCTCACATATCAACCAATTTTATTGTAGTGGTATTGCTATTGTAAGTACGAAATTAAAGGGCTTGGAATGTAACTCAAAATGGATCCCTAACATTAAAGCTCTTTGAATGCAATTATTATGTAGTTACCGTGATACTCCTACTACACCTTATTTTGTGATTACAAATTCAGACGATGCATGGGGCAAATGTGGGGCAAATACAAGGTGTCCTATGTGTTTGACTGGATATAGTTGCTAAAGGAGCATTACGACTGTTAAAACCAACAGATCCCTCATGTCTTGCCAAGAATACCCTTGAATTGATGCAATGTGCCAAAGCTAGTCCCAAAGCTGGACTCACCCGTCTGCCTGGTGTATGCAAGCACTCCAAGTTTCCCAACCTCACCCCATTGATTCCATGATCTGGCCCAATAAAATCCACCACTTGATTTGTCACAACCACCGCCACCCCAAACTTATTTGCTAAAGCCTTCAATGTCCCAGATATCTTGAAAAACATTTCACACCGGTGTTTCAAATCTGCCGGTGTTCTTTCATATTGTGATCGGAACAATGCAGCAATGGAATCAATGACAATGAGCTTCATAGGTAACCGGGTGTGATGAATGGTAATAAATGCTTCTATATCTCCAAAGACATGGATTAGTTGTTGTGCATCATGAACGCCATGAACATATATGTCTTCCAATGGGTCCAACCTATTATGTTGGGTTATGATGCCTAATAAAGGTTGGCTACTTGGTGCAATCGACGAAATGAGAAGTTGAATTATGTGAATATGTAGAGGGAGGAGCCCCCTAGTCCGCCATGTGAGGGTGGGAGCTGAGCTCGTATCGTTAGTTGGAGACAAAGTTGCGTCTTTTTGGAACAGCTCTCCCCTACCAATTCTGTTATGAAGTTGCATGGTATCCCACCGCCCAAGCAGCCATCTAGTATTAGGCGTTCGATGGATAGTTTAGGCgttgaaagaggaagaagcaTGAGGTTTTGTGGTGtcattttttgtaatttaggGGGGGATGTGATGGTGGTGCAAGGCATGAATTGTATATATAGAGTCCATATTGAAGGTGTGTTATGTAGGCTATATGTCTTTTAAGGAATGTATAAGTCAATCAAATGGTTGAGTTTGATGCAGTACCTACTGCAATAGGATCCTATTGCAACTATATTATGCTCTTATTGATATTATATTGCCATTATACGCATGTGTATTGTGGAGTTATTGCCTCTATAATCGTTTAAACTGGACAGAGATAAAGGAAACTGTATAAGcagaaatacaaaaagaggCATCATAATTCCATCAAATCCAATTTCgaaacttacataatacaaaaagAGGCCACCCCATagttacataatacaaaaagAGGCCACCTTATAGTTCCATTTTACAAGATGTTTCCATTACATTTTACAGTCTCCAAAGTCATATTACAAGTCCAAAGTTTCCTGCTGTTGACACATTCGGAGTTGCATACTCTTCAATTACGGTGACCGTCACCCATGAAATTCATGATGCCGCCCACAATAATGTTGTCCCAAGTTCCTTATGAATCCACTATTTTTGCAAACTTGCGAAATAGTTCGAATCCGATTTCCACTTATTTTTGCTTCAACCGGGCCATTTCGTCAGATTCCTTGAATACCATAACTGCAGTGGCAGGGGtttaacatttttattttcataccCTTTATATGTAGGGATGCATCCAGGCATGATAATGAGAGCGAATTGTGCGCTTTTTATGACACCCCGCCTAGCTTGGCCttccaaaaattttgaaactaTTTCTGCATGGAGATTTTTCCAAAACATGGTATTGTCTCGACATTGCTGCAGGCCATGGACCAAGTCTGCAATCAATGAATTTGCTGACTTGGCTGCTGTTTTAGTCTCCCCTCCTTCAATAATTGAAAGCATTGGGTTTGGTGCGAGGTTAGGGTCATGGTTTTTGGATATTTATTGTGGGTTAGTGTGGGACTTAATTAGGGAAAACTGGGACTTAATGCGATGTGAGTGAAATGAGTGGGGAAGGTAATGGCTGCAAGTAGGAGTTAATGTGATGGAAGTTTTCTCTTGATGCAACTGGGTTGAAGTTTAATATAGGGAGGTATTAATGAGCTGAAGTAAATGAGAGTGAGTAATTGGCGGGATTAATTGGCGGGAGTATTTGGTGAGAGTATTTGGGCGGGAGCTATTACCCAATTACCTGTATGACTATTTTCCTATATGTGTAATTTGGAATTTTCCAATTTGCAGTGCTTTGTATGTGTTTCTGAGGCATATAACATTTTTATTGCCTTACACATTGCTTCGCTCTTCATTTTGTATTGTACTATtcatgttgttttttttagggttAACTGGTGATTTGCCCCCTGAACTTGTACTTAGGTTTCAATTGACTCcctatcctttttttttagaaaattaaggaccAAAACTAAATTTTTCCACCAATGTGCCCCCCGACGTCAAAATCTGCCACTTCCTATCCATTCTGCCGTCAAGTTGGAGGTTACTTTTGTCATTTTGCATCTCTACTCAACTCAACCCAGGCCTCCAACTTGACGGCAGAATGGATGGGAATTGGCTGATTTTGACGTCGGGTGGCACAttggcccaaaaaaaataGTTCGGGtccttatttttctaaaaaaagaaaaggatagGGGTAGATTGAGAGTTAAGTACAAGTTCAGGGGGCAAATCACCAGTTAATCCATCTTTTTATGTCATTTGAAATTTCcgtattttctttgttcttcagattttgtcattttcaatCTTTGTCTAATTTGTGTAAATTcggaatttggcaatttccTAATAAGGTATTTTTCCGATTTTCCAATTTTGCAATctcgttttgtatttttttcaaatttctaaAAATTGCTTAGTTACATACTCCATTTTTTGTCATATCTATTGCGTGTTTTACCTACTGCTAAACCGCATATTACAGTTGATGTTTTCCCTTGATCCTATACAACGAGTATGTATTGCATTTATATTGCCATTCGCCGGCGTCTTTATTGTGTCTATATTGTAGGTCTATCTCCTTTGTATTGCTTGGATCTTTGGTTTTTATTGCATTGTTAGTGCCTTTTTATTATGTACATCACTATTTCGTTATGTTCGTTTTTGGACATTTAGAATTTCCCATATTTTTATAAGTTTaggattttacaattttcgaGTTAGGTTTTTCCTAATTTGCCTCAAATccataattttcaattttccagtaaggttttatttttttgtttgtaatccAATTTTATTGCCGTTATTCTAATGCTCTAACTTACAGCCAAGGAGTAATTGGTGTATAGTGCAATCCCATCAAATTAATGCACCAACTACATACCTAATTTCCTTTATTATAGAGCTCTAACGAACTCcttgaataaaatataaattagacAAGTTGCTATATATAAGAGAAGCATTAACGTCAGGTTTGGGAAATGTAATTATTCTTAACTCACTCAAAGGCAAACATTCTCCAATAAACCTGACCATATTGTTTGTTTACGAGttttgaaaagtaaaaattgCATATTAAAGCtaacgttttattttttgcaaacTGGAGCTGTGAATTGTCTCCACTGATACTTGAAGATGTCAGACGTAGCCATCCAAAAGACCATATTTGTGAAAccctatatttttaatatatatatatatatatatatattatattttgggaaattaaatattttgttacatATTTAGTTTATAACTTATAGATATTGATAAAGCCAAAAGAGTTAGCCTACGATACGTCCACTTACTAGCTAGGTACTTTAGACTTGGTTTGTTGTCAATCTGTGGCATAGCATGAAAACACCTTATGCTATTTCTCCTTGTAGATGGCAACAAATGCTTGATCAATAGATTTAAGAGTTATCTAAAATTTACTTGGCTAGTAAGTATTTGAATCATTATCCTTTGTCTTGCCGCCAATTGCAATGAATAGTTATCCAAATTTATAAGCTCTGCAACCCCAACCAATAGGAAACCATTTGGTTGCCGCCTTAGTATTTACTATAAATAGGGGTCATTTcctttgattttgaaaacacAGGACATTGCATAGTAGTGCATgcaaagagaagagaaaaataaagagagagagagagagagagagagagagagagagagagagagagagagagagagagagagaagaagaagaagaagaagaagaagaagaaagaaaacaagagaaaGCAAGTGGTGATCAAATTCTCAGGAGGAGTTAGAGGTCGTAGCTTGTGTGTTTACTTAACTTAGAGTTGGCTTTAGAAACAAGGTAGAGGTTTCTTGGGGACCTTTATGGGGATTGATCTAATTAAATTTCGCGAGCTCTATATTATGTGTGATATTGTATAATGTTCTTAATATATGATATTTACGTATTGTGAACTATTTGAATAATGTTGGCATAATTATATCATGTCATGGAAATTGGTTGGAGTTATCAGGTGGAGAAGATAATAATGGGAAAGAGGGTAAtggatataattttttgtgtggttGAGTCTAACTCTTGGCAGGTACCAGGTCTTAGAAATCCCACAGTGCACATGGTTTTTATTGGGTGATTCGGAACTGGCGAAAGGGAGTTAGACAAGATGACTAACAAAAGGGGAATTATGGGATGATTGAAATGGGTGTTGGTTCATATAAATAGGCATTCGGGACCAAGTGGTATAAACATGGGATGGGACGTGCAGGTCTGTTTGTctatttatatgaattaacgGGAGTAGATGAAGGGTATTCATGCATTGTTATTaataatgtgatatttggCTGTGTGATTGCATGtcacttaatttagttatatcaatTTATTGTGGTAAAGTCTCATGTCCCTACTGAGCTGTGGTTGCTCATTCCTTACcctgtttaattttttcagatgaattagTGGGCAAGAAAAGGATTAAACCAGTTGAGGCTGAATTAAATGAGAGCAATAGagctttatttattaattgtaaagttgtaagattttggatctatttttataagagaagtttattttaaacccatatttctgcatttatttattttatgttagtttttattttctcacgCACCGGGCACATGGTTTTTACCTACCCCTGGGTCCAAGGCGTGACAATATTAGTTACCTGGGAGACCAGCTGTGGCATGTGCCGTTCCCATCTCCACCTCTGACTCCAAATCACGATCCCACTTCATCTGGAAGTGAGGCTGAAAGCAATAATtcgcttgacaaaatctttgTTATGAAGCACGACCTCCAATATTTGTCTAACGCAACGGATTGATAGGACAGTAAATGTGATATTCATGGCCAAGTGATGGGAAACTTGGCCAACAAGTTGAATAAAGCATATGTTGGAGAAGTGAAAAACCTCTAAAAGCAATAAGTCGGAGCAAAGAGTT
Proteins encoded:
- the LOC117638394 gene encoding DNA repair protein XRCC3 homolog is translated as MQLHNRIGRGELFQKDATLSPTNDTSSAPTLTWRTRGLLPLHIHIIQLLISSIAPSSQPLLGIITQHNRLDPLEDIYVHGVHDAQQLIHVFGDIEAFITIHHTRLPMKLIVIDSIAALFRSQYERTPADLKHRCEMFFKISGTLKALANKFGVAVVVTNQVVDFIGPDHGINGVRLGNLECLHTPGRRVSPALGLALAHCINSRVFLARHEGSVGFNSRNAPLATISSQTHRTPCICPTFAPCIV